One Littorina saxatilis isolate snail1 linkage group LG12, US_GU_Lsax_2.0, whole genome shotgun sequence genomic region harbors:
- the LOC138982345 gene encoding tigger transposable element-derived protein 6-like → MTSVIFKQWANKLNNKVRIQGRKILVFIDNCSAHPPMQLSNVSFVMLPPNTTSRLQPLDAGIIQNVKLLYRKSLLRHILFEMEKDATSTGPTLAKSVNLLHAVMWLKKAWQEVRVSTITKCFKKCGFSADDTTSTDPEEPEAESDEVDAAVLLGEMTWEEFASVDDDAPVCPEVDPDLPTISDSQPSASEVQQEEEEEEEEEDEEDNPVMNFASAASCTQYLMRFALANNFPDMADVLLNFDSQIKKEHLKRKSQASQTSMKSFFKPV, encoded by the exons ATGACATCTGTGATCTTCAAGCAATGGGCGAATAAACTTAACAACAAAGTGCGTATTCAGGGACGTAAGATTCTTGTTTTCATCGACAATTGTTCAGCGCACCCACCCATGCAGCTGTCAAATGTCAGCTTTGTGATGCTTCCGCCCAACACAACGTCCCGTCTGCAACCCCTTGATGCGGGCATCATTCAAAATGTTAAGCTCCTCTACCGAAAAAGTCTTCTACGCCACATCCTATTCGAGATGGAGAAGGACGCAACCTCGACCGGACCGACACTGGCCAAGTCTGTGAACCTCCTCCATGCTGTCATGTGGCTGAAGAAGGCATGGCAAGAAGTCCGTGTTTCGACCATCACCAAGTGCTTTAAGAAGTGTGGGTTCTCTGCTGATGACACAACTTCCACGGACCCTGAAG AACCTGAAGCTGAGTCTGATGAAGTCGATGCGGCAGTTCTACTTGGCGAAATGACCTGGGAGGAATTTGCCTCAGTCGACGACGACGCTCCAGTATGCCCTGAGGTGGACCCGGACCTGCCCACGATAAGTGACTCCCAGCCCAGTGCTTCAGAAGTGCAacaagaggaggaagaggaggaagaagaagaggatgaaGAAGATAACCCTGTTATGAACTTTGCTAGTGCAGCCTCATGCACTCAGTACCTTATGCGGTTTGCTTTGGCCAATAACTTTCCTGACATGGCTGATGTCTTGCTCAATTTTGACAGTCAAATTAAGAAAGAACACTTGAAGAGAAAGTCTCAAGCTTCTCAGACTTCCATGAAATCTTTCTTCAAACCAGTGTAA